A single region of the Pseudomonas sp. VD-NE ins genome encodes:
- a CDS encoding TetR/AcrR family transcriptional regulator → MTFEVPAHGGKPASRIRQKNEETILKAAEDEFARHGYKGTSMNTIAQNAGLPKANLHYYFTNKLGLYVAVLSNIIELWDSTFNTLTAEDDPAEALTRYIRAKMEFSRRQPQASRIFAMEVISGGECLSEYFNQDYRTWFTGRAAVFQAWIDAGKMDAVDPVHLIFLLWGSTQHYADFATQICRVSGRSKLTKQDMEDAGNNLIRIILKGCGLTPPL, encoded by the coding sequence ATGACCTTTGAAGTCCCAGCCCATGGCGGCAAACCCGCCAGCCGCATTCGTCAGAAGAACGAAGAGACCATCCTCAAAGCCGCCGAAGACGAGTTCGCCCGTCACGGGTACAAAGGCACCAGCATGAACACCATCGCGCAGAATGCCGGGTTGCCCAAGGCGAACCTGCATTACTACTTCACCAACAAACTCGGTTTGTACGTGGCGGTGCTGAGCAACATCATCGAGCTGTGGGACAGCACCTTCAACACCCTCACCGCCGAGGACGATCCGGCCGAAGCACTGACTCGCTATATTCGCGCCAAGATGGAATTTTCCCGTCGCCAACCACAGGCCTCGCGGATCTTTGCGATGGAAGTGATCAGCGGCGGCGAATGCCTGAGCGAATATTTCAATCAGGATTACCGCACCTGGTTCACCGGCCGCGCAGCGGTGTTCCAGGCGTGGATCGATGCCGGCAAAATGGACGCGGTCGATCCGGTGCACTTGATCTTCCTGTTATGGGGCAGCACTCAGCATTACGCCGACTTCGCCACGCAGATCTGCCGCGTCAGCGGGCGCAGCAAGCTGACCAAGCAGGATATGGAAGACGCCGGCAACAACCTGATCCGTATCATTCTCAAAGGCTGCGGCCTCACTCCTCCTCTATAA